The Streptomyces camelliae genome window below encodes:
- the soxR gene encoding redox-sensitive transcriptional activator SoxR has protein sequence MPQIPEKIHELTVGQLSARSGAAVSALHFYEAKGLISSRRTAGNQRRYSRDTLRRVAFVRAAQRVGIPLATIRDALAELPEERTPTRADWARLSEKWRTELDERIKQLNRLRDHLTDCIGCGCLSLDSCVLSNPDDRFGERRVGSRLFVEGR, from the coding sequence GTGCCCCAGATTCCCGAGAAGATCCACGAGCTCACCGTCGGCCAGCTGTCCGCGCGCAGCGGCGCCGCGGTCTCCGCCCTCCACTTCTACGAGGCCAAGGGCCTGATCAGCAGCCGCCGCACCGCCGGCAACCAGCGCCGCTACAGCCGTGACACCCTGCGCCGGGTCGCCTTCGTCCGTGCGGCCCAGCGGGTGGGCATACCGCTGGCCACGATCCGCGACGCCCTGGCCGAGCTGCCCGAGGAACGGACGCCGACCCGCGCGGACTGGGCACGGCTGTCGGAGAAGTGGCGCACGGAGCTGGACGAACGCATCAAGCAGCTGAACCGGCTGCGCGATCACCTGACCGACTGCATCGGGTGCGGGTGCCTGTCCCTGGACTCGTGCGTGCTGTCCAACCCGGACGACAGGTTCGGGGAACGGCGGGTGGGGTCGCGGCTGTTCGTGGAGGGGCGATGA
- a CDS encoding RNA ligase (ATP): MSTLRVTAEVLTVHEHPNADALELAQVGLYRAVVAKGAYRTGEAAVYIPEQAVLPSGLIDELGLTGRLAGGEANRVKAVRLRGELSQGIVCRPKALADVDLARAAAEGTDFAERLGITKWVPPVPPTMNGEAESAAVLLPWVDIENIQRYPDMFTPGEPVVLTEKLHGSACLLTYVADEGRVYVSSKGFGAKSLALKEDPRNLYWRAVRGHGVAEVAARLCERLGATRIGVFGEVYGAGVQDLTYGADGRRDTLGYAAFDVSAEIDGTVRWLDAAELLEGELPVVPRLYAGPYDIERVREFASGRETVSGRGLHLREGVVIRPAVERYSAVTGGRCIAKAVSPAYLTRKGGTEYE, encoded by the coding sequence ATGTCGACGCTGCGCGTCACCGCCGAAGTGCTGACCGTCCACGAGCATCCGAACGCCGACGCGCTCGAACTGGCCCAGGTGGGCTTGTACCGGGCGGTCGTCGCCAAGGGCGCGTACCGCACCGGTGAGGCCGCCGTCTACATCCCCGAGCAGGCGGTGCTGCCGTCCGGCCTGATCGACGAGCTGGGGCTGACCGGACGGCTGGCGGGCGGCGAGGCCAACCGGGTCAAGGCGGTGCGGCTGCGCGGCGAGCTGTCGCAGGGCATCGTGTGCCGGCCGAAGGCACTGGCCGACGTCGATCTGGCGCGCGCGGCGGCCGAGGGCACGGACTTCGCCGAGCGGCTCGGCATCACCAAGTGGGTGCCGCCGGTCCCGCCGACCATGAACGGCGAGGCCGAGTCCGCCGCCGTGTTGCTGCCGTGGGTCGACATCGAGAACATCCAGCGCTACCCGGACATGTTCACACCGGGCGAGCCGGTCGTCCTGACGGAGAAGCTGCACGGTTCCGCGTGCCTGCTGACGTATGTCGCCGACGAGGGACGCGTCTATGTGTCCTCCAAGGGCTTCGGCGCCAAGTCCCTGGCGCTGAAGGAGGATCCACGGAACCTGTACTGGCGGGCGGTGCGCGGCCACGGCGTCGCCGAGGTGGCCGCGCGGCTCTGCGAGCGACTGGGCGCCACGCGGATCGGCGTCTTCGGGGAGGTGTACGGCGCGGGCGTGCAGGACCTGACCTACGGCGCGGACGGCCGGCGGGACACGCTCGGGTACGCGGCGTTCGACGTGTCGGCCGAGATCGACGGCACGGTGCGCTGGCTGGACGCGGCCGAGCTGCTGGAGGGGGAGCTGCCGGTGGTGCCCCGGCTGTACGCGGGGCCGTACGACATCGAGCGGGTCCGGGAGTTCGCGAGCGGCCGGGAGACCGTGTCCGGGCGGGGGCTGCATCTGCGCGAGGGCGTGGTGATACGGCCCGCGGTGGAGCGGTACAGCGCGGTGACGGGGGGTCGGTGCATCGCCAAGGCGGTGAGCCCGGCGTATCTGACGCGTAAGGGCGGCACCGAGTACGAGTAA
- a CDS encoding YiaA/YiaB family inner membrane protein: MSDTPVKQQSTAAFYGQSVASFAIAMAATAIGIYQLDTNAWVRAFLAIAVLYLVTSAFTLAKVIRDRQEAGQIVSRVDQARLEKLLAEHDPFEKI; encoded by the coding sequence ATGAGTGACACACCGGTCAAGCAGCAGAGCACGGCCGCGTTCTACGGCCAGTCCGTCGCCTCTTTCGCCATCGCCATGGCGGCCACGGCCATCGGCATCTACCAGCTCGACACCAACGCCTGGGTCCGGGCCTTCCTCGCGATCGCAGTCCTGTACCTCGTCACCTCCGCCTTCACCCTGGCCAAGGTGATCCGGGACCGGCAGGAGGCCGGGCAGATCGTCAGCCGGGTCGACCAGGCCCGCCTGGAGAAGCTCCTCGCCGAGCACGACCCCTTCGAGAAGATCTGA
- a CDS encoding TetR/AcrR family transcriptional regulator — MSTAEETTGGEMEPWEEVTPDAARRLLVAAVEAFAERGYHATTTRDIAGRAGMSPAALYIHYKTKEELLHRISRIGHDKALDILRTAARREGSAAERLADAVSSFVRWHAGRRTTARVVQYELDALGPEARAEIVALRHQVDAEVRGIIEDGVAAGEFEVLDVKGTTLAVLSLCIDVARWFNVNGSRTPEEVGALYADLVLRMVGAK; from the coding sequence ATGAGTACGGCGGAGGAGACGACCGGCGGCGAGATGGAGCCGTGGGAAGAGGTCACCCCTGACGCGGCCCGGCGGCTGCTCGTCGCCGCCGTGGAGGCCTTCGCCGAGCGCGGCTACCACGCGACGACGACCCGCGACATCGCCGGCCGCGCCGGCATGAGCCCGGCCGCGCTCTACATCCACTACAAGACCAAGGAAGAGCTGCTCCACCGGATCAGCCGCATCGGCCACGACAAGGCCCTCGACATCCTGCGCACGGCGGCCCGGCGTGAGGGCAGCGCGGCCGAGCGGCTGGCCGACGCGGTCAGCTCCTTCGTCCGCTGGCACGCCGGGCGGCGCACCACCGCGCGGGTCGTGCAGTACGAACTCGACGCCCTCGGCCCCGAGGCCCGCGCCGAGATCGTCGCGCTGCGCCACCAGGTCGACGCCGAGGTGCGCGGGATCATCGAGGACGGTGTGGCCGCGGGCGAGTTCGAGGTGCTGGACGTCAAGGGCACCACGCTCGCCGTGCTCTCGCTCTGCATCGACGTGGCCCGCTGGTTCAATGTGAACGGCTCGCGCACCCCGGAGGAGGTCGGCGCGCTCTACGCCGACCTCGTGCTCCGGATGGTCGGGGCGAAGTAG
- a CDS encoding serine-threonine protein kinase, with protein sequence MADPGMSVTPYWELTFDADGDVDASERDQLVAQVTEQGVRDLIVFAHGWNNDRSGATALYRRFFAPIPGLAPKARIGYVGVIWPSMRFSDEPIPDFPKPTATVAAGALDEDTRRALRAVFPDRTALIDQLAGMLDRRPDGAQGLAQFGRLVRQLIDGERPAGVADTEEEGEPGVFTEDPATACQEFAEALASVQGPEGSEGFSLPNPWEGAKELLRQATYYTMKRRAGTVGEQGLGPALGKLAGAAPGVRVHLAGHSFGGRLVSFALRGLPDGVRTVKSVTLLQGAFSHYAFAEQVPQAPDKAGALKDQQRRIDGPLVCCHSHFDQALGTFYPLASRLSGDDRSCVGSEIAAVLGPEWGAMGHDGVQAVPGTARLDLAAALNGSLPASGCVNVDAASVVCRGGPPTGAHSDIVHPELARVILTAGRIT encoded by the coding sequence ATGGCGGATCCTGGGATGAGTGTGACTCCCTACTGGGAGCTGACCTTCGACGCGGACGGGGACGTGGACGCCTCCGAGCGCGACCAGCTGGTGGCGCAGGTCACGGAGCAAGGCGTCCGTGACCTGATCGTCTTCGCCCACGGCTGGAACAACGACCGTTCGGGCGCGACCGCGCTGTACCGCCGGTTCTTCGCCCCGATCCCGGGGCTCGCGCCGAAGGCCCGTATCGGGTACGTGGGCGTGATCTGGCCGTCGATGCGCTTCAGCGACGAGCCGATCCCGGACTTCCCGAAGCCGACCGCCACGGTGGCGGCGGGGGCACTGGACGAGGACACCCGGCGTGCACTGCGGGCGGTGTTCCCGGACCGGACGGCCCTGATCGATCAGTTGGCCGGGATGCTCGACCGACGGCCGGACGGCGCCCAGGGGTTGGCACAGTTCGGGCGGCTGGTGCGGCAGCTGATCGACGGGGAGCGGCCCGCCGGTGTGGCCGACACGGAGGAGGAGGGCGAGCCGGGTGTGTTCACCGAGGACCCGGCGACGGCGTGCCAGGAGTTCGCGGAGGCGCTCGCGTCGGTCCAGGGGCCCGAGGGGTCCGAGGGGTTCAGCCTCCCGAATCCCTGGGAGGGCGCCAAGGAGCTGCTGCGGCAGGCGACGTACTACACGATGAAGCGGCGCGCCGGGACCGTCGGCGAGCAGGGGCTCGGGCCGGCGCTCGGGAAGCTGGCCGGGGCGGCGCCCGGGGTGCGGGTGCATCTGGCGGGGCACAGCTTCGGCGGCCGGCTGGTGTCGTTCGCGCTGCGCGGGCTGCCCGACGGGGTGCGTACGGTGAAGTCGGTGACGCTGCTGCAGGGCGCCTTCTCGCACTACGCGTTCGCGGAGCAGGTGCCCCAGGCTCCGGACAAGGCGGGCGCGCTGAAGGACCAGCAGCGGCGGATCGACGGGCCGCTGGTGTGCTGCCACTCGCACTTCGACCAGGCGCTCGGCACGTTCTATCCCCTGGCCTCCCGGCTGTCCGGGGACGACCGCTCGTGCGTGGGCAGCGAGATCGCGGCCGTGCTGGGGCCGGAGTGGGGCGCCATGGGGCACGACGGGGTGCAGGCGGTGCCGGGGACGGCGCGGCTGGACCTCGCGGCGGCGCTGAACGGCTCCCTGCCCGCGTCGGGGTGCGTGAACGTGGACGCGGCCTCGGTCGTGTGCCGGGGCGGCCCGCCGACCGGGGCGCACAGCGACATCGTGCACCCCGAACTGGCGAGGGTGATCCTGACGGCGGGCCGTATCACCTGA
- a CDS encoding penicillin acylase family protein, with the protein MPRRTPRTALDRLRTSRPFTRFLKTASICVLVGGLLSPLTQTASAATAAASNDYCGGQCSDILPPGENGNATLAQILLNQAFGTQPSHAEDQLGPYASLATGYKGLTDATINNFFNDSSFGVPSDQVASTENPGGRSDVTIVRDKKTGVPHITGTTRYGTEYGAGFAAAEDRLWLMDVFRHVGRGQLTSFAGGAAANQGLEQEFYRNAPYTEADLQAQIDNAVAKNGTRGQQALADANAYLDGINAYIDASDSGRYFPGEYVLTGHKDAITNAGTINHFKITDLVALASVIGSLFGSGGGGEVDNAISLIAAQAKYGVEEGTKVWESFRERNDPEAVLTVHDGQSFPYGGKPDTAKGEALPDAGSVTQEPLVYDRTGSATTAAAKSTSAGAAKTTLSSAHRGMSNALVVSGKYTASGHPIAVFGPQTGYFAPQLLMLQEIQGPGISARGASFAGLSMYVELGRGQDYSWSATTSGQDIIDTYAVELCQDDYHYLYHGTCTAMDEVEQKNSWSPTTADSTPAGSYTMRVWRTKYGPVEYRATVGGKKVAYTTLRSSYLHEADSIIGFQMLNDPGFVKGPQDFQSAAQHINYTFNWFYADSQHTAYYNSGDNPVRAAGVDAEFPVWAQAAYEWQNWDPATNTADYTPASAHPNSVDQDYYISWNNKQAKDYTTASWGDGSVHRGNLLEDRVKKLVAAGGVTRTKLVQAMADAALADLRAEDVLPKLLKVINSSPVTDSTAADAVNKLQAWVTAGAKRTETSAGSKTYANADAIRILDAWWPLLVKAEFEPGLGSDLYTDLTSNLSVDEAPSAGHGPTGSHAGSSFQYGWWSYVDKDIRAVLGENVQGGLAEKYCGGGDLGSCRDILISTLKQAAGTSASTVYPGDSLCSAGDQWCADSIVQRTLGGIKHGNISWQNRPTFQQVVEYTSHR; encoded by the coding sequence ATGCCACGGCGTACCCCACGTACCGCCCTTGACAGACTGAGAACGTCCCGCCCCTTCACCAGGTTCCTGAAGACCGCCTCGATCTGCGTCCTCGTAGGCGGCTTGCTCTCTCCCCTCACCCAGACGGCGTCCGCCGCCACGGCCGCCGCCTCGAACGACTACTGCGGTGGCCAGTGCTCGGACATCCTGCCGCCCGGCGAGAACGGCAACGCGACGCTGGCGCAGATCCTGCTCAACCAGGCCTTCGGCACCCAGCCTTCGCACGCCGAGGACCAGCTCGGCCCGTACGCCAGCCTGGCCACCGGTTACAAGGGCCTGACCGACGCCACGATCAACAACTTCTTCAACGACTCCTCGTTCGGCGTCCCGTCCGACCAGGTCGCCTCCACCGAGAACCCGGGCGGGCGCAGCGACGTGACGATCGTCCGGGACAAGAAGACCGGTGTGCCACACATCACAGGTACGACCCGGTACGGCACCGAGTACGGCGCCGGATTCGCCGCGGCCGAGGACCGGCTGTGGCTGATGGACGTCTTCCGGCACGTCGGCCGGGGCCAGCTGACCTCCTTCGCCGGCGGCGCGGCCGCCAACCAGGGCCTGGAGCAGGAGTTCTACCGCAACGCGCCGTACACCGAGGCCGACCTCCAGGCGCAGATCGACAACGCCGTCGCGAAGAACGGCACCCGCGGTCAGCAGGCTCTCGCCGACGCCAATGCCTACCTCGACGGCATCAACGCGTACATCGACGCCTCCGACAGCGGCCGTTACTTCCCCGGCGAGTACGTCCTGACCGGGCACAAGGACGCGATCACCAACGCCGGCACCATAAACCACTTCAAGATCACCGACCTGGTCGCGCTGGCCTCGGTCATCGGCTCGCTCTTCGGCTCCGGCGGAGGCGGCGAGGTCGACAACGCCATCTCACTGATCGCCGCGCAGGCCAAGTACGGCGTCGAGGAGGGCACCAAGGTCTGGGAGTCCTTCCGCGAGCGCAACGACCCCGAGGCCGTGCTGACCGTCCACGACGGCCAGAGCTTCCCGTACGGCGGCAAGCCGGACACCGCCAAGGGCGAGGCCCTGCCCGACGCCGGCTCGGTCACCCAGGAACCGCTCGTCTACGACCGCACGGGCAGCGCGACCACCGCGGCCGCCAAGAGCACCTCCGCCGGCGCCGCGAAGACCACGCTCAGCTCCGCCCACCGCGGCATGTCCAACGCCCTTGTGGTGAGCGGCAAGTACACCGCGAGCGGGCATCCGATCGCCGTCTTCGGACCGCAGACCGGCTACTTCGCCCCGCAGCTGCTCATGCTCCAGGAGATCCAGGGCCCGGGCATCAGCGCGCGCGGCGCCTCCTTCGCGGGCCTGAGCATGTACGTCGAACTCGGCCGCGGCCAGGACTACTCGTGGTCCGCGACCACCTCCGGCCAGGACATCATCGACACCTACGCCGTCGAGCTGTGCCAGGACGACTACCACTACCTATACCACGGCACCTGCACGGCCATGGACGAGGTCGAGCAGAAGAACTCCTGGTCACCGACCACGGCCGACAGCACCCCGGCCGGGTCGTACACCATGCGCGTGTGGCGCACGAAGTACGGCCCGGTGGAGTACCGCGCGACCGTCGGCGGCAAGAAGGTCGCCTACACCACGCTGCGCTCGTCGTATCTGCACGAGGCCGACTCGATCATCGGCTTCCAGATGCTGAACGACCCCGGCTTCGTCAAGGGCCCGCAGGACTTCCAGAGCGCGGCCCAGCACATCAACTACACCTTCAACTGGTTCTACGCCGACTCTCAGCACACCGCGTACTACAACAGCGGTGACAACCCGGTCCGGGCCGCCGGCGTCGACGCCGAGTTCCCGGTCTGGGCACAAGCGGCGTACGAGTGGCAGAACTGGGACCCGGCCACCAACACGGCCGACTACACCCCGGCCTCCGCCCACCCCAACTCCGTCGACCAGGACTACTACATCTCCTGGAACAACAAGCAGGCCAAGGACTACACGACCGCGTCCTGGGGCGACGGCTCGGTGCACCGCGGCAATCTGCTGGAGGACCGGGTGAAGAAGCTGGTCGCGGCTGGCGGGGTGACCCGGACCAAGCTGGTGCAGGCCATGGCGGACGCGGCCCTCGCCGACCTGCGCGCCGAGGACGTACTGCCGAAGCTGCTCAAGGTGATCAACTCCTCGCCGGTGACCGACTCCACCGCCGCCGACGCGGTGAACAAGCTCCAGGCGTGGGTCACCGCGGGCGCCAAGCGCACGGAGACCTCGGCGGGCTCGAAGACGTACGCCAACGCCGACGCGATCCGCATCCTGGACGCCTGGTGGCCGCTGCTGGTCAAGGCGGAGTTCGAACCGGGCCTCGGCAGCGACCTCTACACCGACCTCACCAGCAACCTGTCCGTCGACGAGGCCCCGTCCGCCGGACACGGCCCGACCGGCTCGCACGCCGGAAGCTCCTTCCAGTACGGCTGGTGGAGCTATGTCGACAAGGACATCCGGGCCGTGCTCGGGGAGAACGTGCAGGGCGGGCTCGCCGAGAAGTACTGCGGCGGAGGTGACCTCGGCTCCTGCCGGGACATCCTGATCAGCACCCTGAAGCAGGCGGCCGGCACCAGCGCGTCCACGGTCTACCCCGGGGACTCCCTGTGCTCGGCCGGCGACCAGTGGTGCGCCGACTCGATCGTCCAGCGCACCCTGGGCGGTATCAAGCACGGCAACATCAGCTGGCAGAACCGGCCGACCTTCCAGCAGGTGGTGGAGTACACCTCACATCGGTGA
- a CDS encoding MaoC family dehydratase, giving the protein MAEPRTFTSPDELKAAVGEQLGYTDWLEVDQKRIDLFADATGDHQWIHVDPEKAAAGPFGTTIAHGYLTLSLLPLFGPQLIQVEGVKMGVNYGTNKVRFPAPVPVGSRLRATAKITGVEDVTGGVQVTVAFSVEREGGDKPVCVAESVSRYYL; this is encoded by the coding sequence ATGGCAGAACCGAGGACCTTCACCTCCCCCGACGAGCTGAAGGCGGCCGTGGGCGAGCAGCTGGGGTACACCGACTGGCTGGAGGTCGACCAGAAGCGGATCGACCTGTTCGCCGACGCCACGGGCGACCACCAGTGGATCCACGTGGACCCGGAGAAGGCCGCCGCCGGGCCGTTCGGGACCACCATCGCCCACGGCTATCTGACCCTGTCGCTGCTGCCGCTCTTCGGCCCGCAGCTGATCCAGGTCGAGGGCGTGAAGATGGGCGTGAACTACGGCACGAACAAGGTCCGCTTCCCGGCCCCCGTCCCCGTCGGCTCCCGGCTGCGCGCCACCGCGAAGATCACCGGGGTCGAGGACGTCACCGGCGGCGTGCAGGTGACGGTCGCCTTCAGCGTGGAGCGCGAGGGCGGCGACAAGCCGGTGTGCGTCGCGGAGTCGGTGTCCCGGTACTACCTGTGA
- a CDS encoding class I adenylate-forming enzyme family protein produces MSTLRYADRPWLALLDDVQRGPIDPADSLVHALRTAVAEAPDRTFLAYFDARLSYREVDQLSDSVAAHLAARGLERGDRVAVLLQNSPHFVLALLGAWKAGATVVPVNPMYKSAEVGHVLRDGEVTALVCSDRAWESYLRETAEGSPVRIVLTGCELDFQTRDDARVLGFERLPQAADADDLVVVARQGGTAPEGRDPRPEDIALISYTSGTSGTPKGATNTHANIMHNAERQSTGLGLPEAPVYYALAPLFHITGMVCQFGACLNSAGTLVLTFRFEPGLVLEAFAEHRPHYTVGPATAFMALAAHPDVTPGHFASFVNISSGGAPVPPALVEGFRERFGPYIRVGYGLTECTAPCASVPPGLEAPVDPVSGTLSVGLPGADTLVRIVDEQGEEVPFGEQGEIAVRGPQVIPGYWRRPDATAETFPGGELRTGDIGFMDAQGWLYVVDRKKDMINASGFKVWPREVEDVLYTHPAVREAAVVGVPDGYRGETVKAYISLRPGAETDPDELAVYCKERLAAYKYPRQVEILPDLPKTASGKILRRELRSRARDND; encoded by the coding sequence GTGAGCACCCTCCGCTACGCCGACCGGCCCTGGCTGGCGCTCCTCGACGACGTCCAGCGCGGCCCCATCGACCCCGCCGACTCCCTGGTGCACGCGCTGCGCACCGCCGTAGCCGAGGCCCCCGACCGCACCTTCCTCGCCTACTTCGACGCCCGGCTGAGCTACCGCGAGGTGGACCAGCTGAGCGACTCCGTCGCCGCCCACCTCGCGGCGCGCGGACTGGAGCGCGGGGACCGGGTGGCCGTGCTGCTGCAGAACTCCCCGCACTTCGTGCTCGCCCTGCTCGGCGCCTGGAAGGCGGGCGCGACCGTCGTCCCGGTCAACCCCATGTACAAGTCGGCCGAGGTGGGGCACGTCCTGCGGGACGGCGAGGTGACCGCGCTGGTCTGCTCCGACCGGGCCTGGGAGTCGTATCTGCGCGAGACCGCCGAGGGATCGCCGGTGCGGATCGTACTCACCGGGTGCGAGCTGGACTTCCAGACACGCGACGACGCGCGCGTGCTCGGGTTCGAGCGGCTGCCTCAGGCGGCGGACGCCGACGACCTGGTCGTAGTGGCGCGGCAGGGCGGTACGGCGCCCGAGGGCCGCGACCCGCGCCCCGAGGACATCGCCCTGATCAGCTACACCTCCGGCACCAGCGGCACGCCCAAGGGCGCCACCAACACGCACGCCAACATCATGCACAACGCCGAGCGGCAGAGCACCGGGCTCGGGCTGCCCGAGGCGCCCGTCTACTACGCGCTCGCGCCGCTGTTCCACATCACCGGCATGGTCTGCCAGTTCGGTGCCTGCCTGAACAGCGCGGGCACCCTGGTGCTCACCTTCCGCTTCGAACCCGGACTCGTCCTGGAGGCGTTCGCCGAGCACCGTCCGCACTACACGGTCGGTCCCGCCACCGCCTTCATGGCGCTGGCCGCCCACCCGGACGTCACCCCCGGGCACTTCGCCTCCTTCGTGAACATCTCCTCGGGCGGCGCCCCCGTGCCGCCGGCCCTGGTGGAGGGGTTCCGGGAGCGCTTCGGGCCGTACATCAGGGTCGGCTACGGCCTCACCGAGTGCACCGCTCCCTGCGCCTCCGTCCCGCCCGGCCTGGAGGCGCCCGTGGACCCCGTCTCCGGGACGCTGTCGGTGGGCCTGCCCGGCGCCGACACGCTCGTGCGGATCGTGGACGAGCAGGGCGAGGAGGTGCCGTTCGGGGAGCAGGGCGAGATCGCCGTACGCGGCCCGCAGGTGATCCCCGGCTACTGGCGGCGCCCGGACGCCACCGCCGAGACCTTCCCCGGCGGCGAGCTGCGCACCGGCGACATCGGCTTCATGGACGCCCAGGGCTGGCTGTACGTCGTCGACCGCAAGAAGGACATGATCAACGCGTCCGGCTTCAAGGTGTGGCCGCGCGAGGTCGAGGACGTGCTCTACACCCACCCGGCGGTGCGGGAGGCGGCCGTCGTCGGCGTTCCCGACGGCTATCGTGGCGAGACCGTCAAGGCGTACATCAGCCTGCGTCCGGGTGCCGAGACGGACCCGGATGAACTCGCGGTGTACTGCAAGGAGAGACTTGCGGCTTATAAGTACCCGCGTCAGGTGGAGATCCTGCCCGACCTGCCCAAGACGGCGAGTGGCAAGATCCTCCGTCGGGAACTGCGTTCCCGCGCGCGCGACAACGATTGA
- a CDS encoding SDR family oxidoreductase yields the protein MVEAVQDAGVVVTGAGGGIGAALARRFAAEGARVVVNDLDAERAKAVAEEIGGIAVPGDASAIVGDARDALGGTVDVYCANAGVAFEDGGAGGTFDEKSWAVSWDVNVMAHVRAAHELLPDWLERGSGRFVATVSAAGLLTMIGAPSYSVTKHGAYAFAEWLSLTYRHRGLKVHAICPQGVRTDMLAATGSAGELVLQPTAIEPDTVADALFQGIEEDRFLILPHPEVAGYYQARAATPDRWLAGMNHIQQKWEEAR from the coding sequence ATGGTGGAAGCCGTGCAGGATGCGGGAGTGGTCGTCACGGGGGCGGGCGGGGGGATCGGGGCCGCGTTGGCCCGGCGGTTCGCCGCCGAGGGGGCGCGGGTCGTGGTCAACGACCTGGACGCCGAGAGGGCGAAGGCGGTCGCCGAGGAGATCGGCGGGATCGCCGTGCCCGGTGACGCCTCCGCGATCGTCGGCGACGCGCGGGACGCGCTCGGCGGCACTGTCGACGTCTACTGCGCGAACGCCGGGGTCGCCTTCGAGGACGGCGGCGCGGGCGGGACGTTCGACGAGAAGTCGTGGGCCGTGTCCTGGGACGTCAACGTGATGGCGCACGTCCGCGCGGCCCATGAACTGCTGCCGGACTGGCTGGAGCGCGGGAGCGGCCGGTTCGTGGCCACCGTGTCGGCCGCCGGGCTGCTCACCATGATCGGCGCCCCGTCCTACAGCGTCACCAAGCACGGCGCCTACGCCTTCGCCGAGTGGCTGTCGCTGACGTACCGCCACCGGGGCCTGAAGGTGCACGCGATCTGTCCGCAGGGCGTGCGCACGGACATGCTGGCCGCGACCGGCAGCGCCGGGGAGCTGGTGCTCCAGCCGACCGCGATCGAGCCGGACACCGTCGCGGACGCCCTGTTCCAGGGCATCGAGGAGGACCGCTTCCTGATCCTGCCGCACCCCGAGGTGGCCGGGTACTACCAGGCGCGCGCCGCCACCCCCGACCGCTGGCTGGCCGGCATGAACCACATCCAGCAGAAGTGGGAGGAGGCCCGGTGA
- a CDS encoding acyl-CoA dehydrogenase family protein, which produces MNLELSEEQEAVRQLARDFVAREIAPHVVAWDRAEEVDRGIVKKLGEVGFLGLTVAEEYGGSGGDHLSYCLVTEELGRGDSSVRGIVSVSLGLVAKTIAAWGDEEQKRRWLPGLTSGEYLGCFGLTEPGTGSDAGNLTTRAVRDGDDYVINGAKMFITNGTWADVVLLFARSTDAPGHKGVSAFLVPTDTPGLTRRTIHGKLGLRGQATAELVLQDVRVPASALLGEEGKGFSVAMSALAKGRMSVAAGCVGIAQAALDAAVRYAGEREQFGKSIAHHQLVQELISDIAIDVDAARLLTWRVADLIDRGQPFAVESSKAKLFASEAAVRAANNALQVFGGYGYIDEYPAGKLLRDARVMTLYEGTSQIQKLLIGRSLTGVSAF; this is translated from the coding sequence GTGAACCTGGAGCTCAGCGAGGAGCAGGAGGCTGTACGGCAGCTCGCCCGGGACTTCGTGGCGCGCGAGATCGCCCCGCATGTCGTGGCGTGGGACCGGGCCGAGGAGGTCGACCGGGGGATCGTGAAGAAGCTCGGCGAGGTCGGCTTCCTCGGGCTGACCGTCGCCGAGGAGTACGGCGGCTCCGGCGGCGACCATCTGTCGTACTGCCTGGTCACCGAGGAGCTGGGCCGCGGCGACTCCTCCGTCCGCGGGATCGTCTCCGTATCCCTCGGGCTCGTCGCCAAGACGATCGCCGCCTGGGGCGACGAGGAGCAGAAGCGCCGCTGGCTGCCGGGGCTGACGTCGGGGGAGTACCTCGGCTGCTTCGGCCTCACCGAGCCCGGCACCGGCTCCGACGCGGGCAACCTCACCACCCGCGCCGTACGTGACGGCGACGACTACGTCATCAACGGCGCGAAGATGTTCATCACGAACGGGACCTGGGCGGACGTCGTGCTGCTCTTCGCCCGCTCCACCGACGCCCCCGGCCACAAGGGCGTCAGCGCCTTCCTCGTGCCGACCGACACGCCCGGCCTGACCCGCCGCACCATCCACGGCAAGCTCGGCCTGCGCGGCCAGGCCACCGCCGAGCTGGTCCTTCAGGACGTCCGGGTGCCCGCCTCCGCGTTGCTGGGGGAGGAGGGCAAGGGCTTCTCCGTGGCCATGTCGGCGCTGGCCAAGGGGCGGATGTCGGTGGCGGCCGGGTGTGTCGGCATCGCGCAGGCCGCGCTGGACGCGGCCGTCCGTTACGCCGGTGAGCGCGAGCAGTTCGGCAAGTCCATCGCCCACCACCAGCTGGTGCAGGAGCTGATCAGCGACATCGCCATCGACGTGGACGCGGCCCGGCTGCTGACCTGGCGGGTCGCCGACCTGATCGACCGGGGGCAGCCGTTCGCCGTCGAGTCCTCCAAGGCCAAGCTGTTCGCCTCCGAGGCCGCCGTCCGCGCCGCCAACAACGCCCTGCAGGTCTTCGGCGGCTACGGCTACATCGACGAGTACCCGGCCGGCAAACTCCTGCGGGACGCCCGCGTGATGACGCTCTACGAGGGCACCAGCCAGATCCAGAAGCTGCTCATCGGCCGTTCCCTGACCGGGGTTTCGGCGTTCTGA